The genomic DNA GCCGCCGGACGATTCGCGATCGTGTCGTCGACCGCCGTCGCACGCCCCCTCGCCGGCGGAGCGAACTATGCAGCGGTCAAGGCGGCGAGCGAAGCGTGGACCCGCGCCGTCGCTCAGGGGTACGCCAAGGCGGCGCGCGAGGCCGACGAACCGCTGCGGACCGCTGCCGTCGTGTTCCGCGCCAAGGCCCTCGATCCCGAGGCTCTCGCGGCGCGTCTCGTCGGGCTCTGGGACACCGACGCCGCAGATCTCAACGACCGGGTGCTCGATCTGGGCTGAGCCCCGCTCCTCGGACCGCCACCGGGGCTCGGATCGTCACCGGGACTCGGGCGGTATGCCGGGGACGATCGGCGGGGCGTCGCGGAACGTGTCCGGTTCGCCGGTCGCTTCGTGTGCACCGTCGGCGGCCTGCTCGGGAGCCTCGTCGGGAGCTGAATCCGGGGCGGTCGCGTACAGCTCGGTGAGCGTGCGATACGACCGGGTGAAGAAGGCCAGGGTCGCGGCGACCACCATGATCAGACCCGCGAAGAGGCAGATGAGCGCGATGCCGCGCGCCTCACCTTCGCCGAGGAGCCACCCCCACTGCCGCTGCCCCTGCGCGCTGTCCATGTACGGGATCACGAGGAACTCGGCGATCGGGGCGATGAGGAACGCGGTGATCGGGGCCGCCGCTGCCTCCATCGCCGCCGCGGTGCCGAACACCCGTCCCTGGCGCGCGAACGGGACGACCTTCTGGATCACGGTCTGCTCCGCGGCCTCGACGGGCGGCACGAGCGCCATGTACACCCACATGCCGAGGACGTACAGCGGCCACCATTCGCGCAGCATGAAGATCGCCCCGAGGAGTCCCATCGCGATCACGATGAGCAGCATCGTGCGCACGGGCTTCCTGCCGAGGCCGAACTTGGCCACCAGTCCCCCGCCGATCAGGAATCCGGTCGACGCGAAGGCCAGGGCGAACCCCCACATCTGCGCGTCGAAAAGCGTGAGCCCGTACGGATCCATGAGCGCCATGTAGACGCCGCCGATGAGGTTGTTGAAGGTCGAGAAGACGATGAGCGCGAACAGTCCGGGAGCTTGGCGGATCGCCTGGACGCTGCCGCGGAAGTCGACGGCGCTCTTCGCCTCCGGGTCGACCTCGGGCTCGGACTCCGGGATCCGGATGAACAGCAGGTGCGCGAAGGTGAGGGCCATCGCCACGACCGCGATCCCCAGAGTCCACCCCATGCCGAGGAAGCCGATGGAGAGGCCGGAGAAGACGCTCGTGACGAGGAAGGCGAGCCCCTGCACCGTGCCGACGAGACCGTTGGCGTTGGCGCGCTTCTCCTCCGGCACCAGCAGCGTCACCGTGGTGGACAGCGCGATGTTGCGGAGCTGCTCGATCACCCCGCCGAACAGGATGACGCCGGAGAACAGCCAGAACCACGGCCCGCCGAGGTCGAGCAGGGACGCCTCGGGCTGCCACAGGTAGAGGACGCCCGCGACGAGGAACGCCGCCGCCGAGATGACGCTCGACAGGAGCATGACGCGGTGCTTGCGATGACGGTCGACGATGGTGCCGAACACCATCGCGAAGAACGCGACGAACAGCATGTAGGCACCGCCGATGATGCCCGTGGCCAGCACCGACCGGGTCTCGATGTAGACCCAGAAGGTGAGGGCGAACCACAGGAAGCTCGTCGTGACGTTGGCGATCAACGTGTTGACGAGGACGTTCGCGAAAGCTGTCTTCGCCGCGCTGCGTTCCATGGGTTCGAGGGTAGAGCGGGCCTCGGACATCCGGTAGGGGAAGGCGATTAGGCTTGTCCGGTGAGCATCCCGCACGACCCCGCCATCCGGGGCTTCGCCAGTGACAACTACTCCGGCATCCACCCCGAGGTCCTGGCGGCCCTCGCGGCCGCGAACGGGGGCCATCAGGTGGCCTACGGCGAGGACGCCTACACCGCCCGCCTGCAGGAGGTGTTCCAGGCGCACTTCGGTGACACCGCCGCTGCGTACCCCGTGTTCAACGGCACCGGGGCGAACGTCACCGGTCTGCAGTCGATGCTGCCGCGCTGGGGTGCCGTGATCGCGGCCTCGACCGCGCACATCAACGTCGACGAGGGCGGAGCGCCGGAGAAGATCGGCGGCTTCAAGCTCCTCACCGTCCCCACCGACGACGGCAAGCTCACCCCCGAGCTCATCGACCGCGAGGCGTGGGGCTGGGGCGACGAGCACCGCGCGCAGCCGCTCGTGGTGTCGATCACGCAGTCCACCGAGCTCGGCACTCTGTACACCGCGGAGGAGATCCGCACGATCGCGGATCACGTCCACGCGCGCGGCATGAAGCTGCACGTCGACGGTGCGCGCCTGTCGAACGCGGCCGCCGCCCTCGATCTGCCGCTGCGGGCGTTCACGACCGACGCCGGGGTGGACGTGCTGACCTTCGGCGGCACGAAGAACGGCGCCATGCTCGGCGAGGCCATCGTCGTGCTGAACCCGGACGCCGCCGTGGGCCTCAACTACGCGCGCAAGTTCAACATGCAGCTCTCG from Microbacterium paraoxydans includes the following:
- a CDS encoding MFS transporter, producing the protein MERSAAKTAFANVLVNTLIANVTTSFLWFALTFWVYIETRSVLATGIIGGAYMLFVAFFAMVFGTIVDRHRKHRVMLLSSVISAAAFLVAGVLYLWQPEASLLDLGGPWFWLFSGVILFGGVIEQLRNIALSTTVTLLVPEEKRANANGLVGTVQGLAFLVTSVFSGLSIGFLGMGWTLGIAVVAMALTFAHLLFIRIPESEPEVDPEAKSAVDFRGSVQAIRQAPGLFALIVFSTFNNLIGGVYMALMDPYGLTLFDAQMWGFALAFASTGFLIGGGLVAKFGLGRKPVRTMLLIVIAMGLLGAIFMLREWWPLYVLGMWVYMALVPPVEAAEQTVIQKVVPFARQGRVFGTAAAMEAAAAPITAFLIAPIAEFLVIPYMDSAQGQRQWGWLLGEGEARGIALICLFAGLIMVVAATLAFFTRSYRTLTELYATAPDSAPDEAPEQAADGAHEATGEPDTFRDAPPIVPGIPPESR
- a CDS encoding threonine aldolase family protein, which produces MSIPHDPAIRGFASDNYSGIHPEVLAALAAANGGHQVAYGEDAYTARLQEVFQAHFGDTAAAYPVFNGTGANVTGLQSMLPRWGAVIAASTAHINVDEGGAPEKIGGFKLLTVPTDDGKLTPELIDREAWGWGDEHRAQPLVVSITQSTELGTLYTAEEIRTIADHVHARGMKLHVDGARLSNAAAALDLPLRAFTTDAGVDVLTFGGTKNGAMLGEAIVVLNPDAAVGLNYARKFNMQLSSKMRFVSAQLIALLDGDLWLRNARHANAMAARLRARIEDGLADGSIVGVEFTQPTQANGVFATLPEGVADQLRDVFRFYDWDAARREVRWMCGFDTEESDVDAFVDALARLTRP